A region from the Panicum hallii strain FIL2 chromosome 1, PHallii_v3.1, whole genome shotgun sequence genome encodes:
- the LOC112878438 gene encoding calcium-binding mitochondrial carrier protein SCaMC-3-like, which yields MSGAAVQAVEPLPAAAAAPAAAAPQPRGAAGGCGGPARAAATMEHVRLALRETEAEREARIRAVFAFFDAAGRGHLDHAQIMAGLAALRVPVPEGDAGPGAGAEDYARALLRACDRDRDGRVGYDDFRRYMDDKELELYRIFQAIDVEHNGCILPEELWHALVKAGIEIGDEELARFVEHVDKDNDGIITFEEWRDFLLLYPHEVTIENIYHHWERVCLVDIGEQAAIPEGIRKHVSASKYLIAGGIAGAASRTATAPLDRLKVNMQVQTNRTTVAHAVKSIWREGGLVGFFRGNGLNVVKVAPESAIRFYTYEMLKEYIMKSKGEDKSDIGTSGRLMAGGLAGAVAQTAIYPIDLVKTRLQTYERGRIPSLGALSRDIWIHEGPRAFYRGLVPSLLGMVPYAGIDLTVYETLKEMSKTYILKDSDPGPLVQLGCGTVSGALGATCVYPLQVIRTRIQAQPANSEDRYRGMTDCFRRTLQREGFSGFYKGLVPNLLKVVPAASITYLVYETMKKSLSLD from the exons ATGTCCGGCGCGGCGGTCCAGGCGGTGGAGCCCCTCCCGGCGGCTGCGGCAgcacccgcggccgccgcgcctcaGCCGAGGGGGGCGGCGGGAGGGTGCGGGGGccccgcgcgggcggcggcgacgatggaGCACGTGCGGCTGGCGCTGCGGGAGACGGAGGCGGAGCGGGAGGCGCGGATCCGCGCCGTCTTCGCCTTCTTCGACGCCGCGGGGCGGGGCCACCTCGACCACGCGCAGATCATGGCCGGCCTCGCGGCGCTGCGCGTCCCCGTCCCCGAGGGGGACGCGGGGCCGGGGGCCGGGGCCGAGGACTACGCGCGCGCGCTGCTCCGCGCCTGCGACCGGGACCGCGACGGACGGGTCGGGTACGACGACTTCCGAAGGTACATGGATGACAAGGAGCTCGAGCTCTACCGCATCTTCCAGGCCATCGACGTCGAGCACAACGGCTGCATCCTGCCCGAGGAGCTCTGGCACGCGCTCGTCAAGGCTG GTATTGAAATTGGTGATGAAGAGCTTGCAAGATTCGTTGAGCATGTGGATAAGGACAATGATGGTATTATTACTTTTGAGGAATGGAGAGATTTTCTTTTGCTTTACCCTCACGAAGTGACCATTGAAAACATTTATCATCACTGGGAAAGAGTCTGCCTTGTAGATATAGGTGAGCAGGCTGCTATACCAGAAGGAATAAGGAAACATGTGAGTGCAAGCAAATATCTGATTGCAGGAGGCATTGCTGGTGCAGCATCTCGTACTGCAACCGCACCTCTTGATCGCCTCAAAGTCAATATGCAAGTGCAAACAAACCGTACTACAGTTGCACATGCAGTTAAGAGTATATGGCGAGAGGGCGGTCTAGTGGGTTTTTTCAGAGGGAATGGATTGAATGTGGTAAAAGTTGCTCCAGAAAGTGCTATAAGGTTCTACACCTATGAAATGCTTAAAGAATACATAATGAAAAGTAAAGGAGAAGATAAGAGTGACATTGGTACCTCTGGACGTCTCATGGCTGGTGGGTTGGCTGGTGCTGTTGCCCAGACAGCGATTTATCCCATTGATTTAGTGAAGACTCGTCTACAGACTTATGAACGAGGCAGGATTCCTAGCCTTGGTGCACTATCAAGGGATATATGGATACATGAAGGTCCCCGAGCGTTCTACAGAGGCCTTGTTCCATCATTGCTTGGCATGGTCCCTTATGCTGGAATTGATCTTACTGTTTATGAGACACTGAAAGAAATGTCGAAGACATATATCCTCAAGGACAGCG ATCCTGGCCCTTTAGTACAGTTGGGCTGTGGAACAGTCTCTGGAGCTCTAGGGGCAACATGTGTTTACCCTTTACAAGTCATCAGAACAAG AATACAAGCTCAGCCAGCCAATTCAGAGGATCGATATAGAGGAATGACTGATTGTTTTCGGAGAACATTACAGCGTGAAGGATTTTCTGGATTTTACAAAGGGCTTGTACCAAATCTTCTTAAAGTGGTGCCAGCTGCAAGTATTACCTATCTTGTTTATGAGACGATGAAGAAAAGTCTCTCCCTAGATTAA
- the LOC112893946 gene encoding uncharacterized protein LOC112893946 — protein sequence MSSSSSSMGGSLALAAATAVAFSGSLVIFSLCRAHLSHDADADPAPAGALRPCLSSEKRRRGGRVRRSKAEKRVRFAADVVDNEGAPRPTRTSPAAAGTCRGAAAAEPDERTMMPPNREALYRGMLRDRSAHRVTCSY from the exons AtgtcctcctcgtcgtcgtcgatggGGGGCTCCCTGGCGCTCGCGGCCGCCACGGCCGTCGCGTTCTCGGGCTCCCTCGTCATCTTCTCGCTCTGCCGCGCCCACCTGTCCcacgacgccgacgccgacccTGCCCCGGCCGGGGCCCTCCGCCCCTGCCTCTCCTCAG AGAAgcgccggcgcgggggcagggTGAGGCGCAGCAAGGCGGAGAAGCGGGTGCGGTTCGCGGCCGACGTCGTCGACAATGAGGGCGCCCCGCGCCCGACCCGGACTTCCCCCGCTGCGGCGGGCACCTGCCggggcgccgcggccgcggagCCGGACGAGCGGACGATGATGCCGCCCAACCGGGAGGCGCTCTACCGCGGCATGCTCCGCGACCGCTCCGCCCACCGGGTCACCTGCTCCTACTGA
- the LOC112885327 gene encoding uncharacterized protein LOC112885327 has translation MSLSPSALSRITGRRWDRWLHSRCRPFLAGDTWRCPSCSRTLYSQKWLWTLERGLHATKTCALGEDQHDRPAAEASAARQTAGSPGTTSPVHTPPARHVPERVQRRSTDSSRCAVLRPPVSAWAPPLLPVPPPDFAGRRRRPPVGLTSESDAAGTDPAARGPRDATKRRRALSASRPPRAASAPTETALPSRREQEPRGHLAPRVAALRRTATPAGALAARRGAQVHVRFCRSFAWAGRCGAHGRRATPKRPGPGPLVGRPLRSCRRRSEARDGQVLLARAPADDGCTTTVLGRAGPLLSAHYSRHGMLQRSFTRRSLSLKLLALPVTARPLQRHWRLEIAMLQAGDGPGTLHETSSIPSTNVQPEIWTAICAWPVPVDLTLKQRDAARFGHAARRHERRRLGHSWPNALAD, from the exons ATGTCGCTGTCGCCCTCGGCTCTTTCCAGGATCACAGGACGCCGTTGGGACAGGTGGCTGCACAGCCGCTGCCGGCCGTTTCTGGCCGGGGACACCTGGCGCTGCCCGTCGTGCTCGAGGACGTTGTACAGCCAAAAGTGGCTCTGGACTCTGGAGCGCGGCCTCCACGCGACAA AAACGTGCGCTCTAGGAGAAGACCAGCACGACCGACCAGCTGCGGAAGCTAGCGCCGCGCGGCAGACGGCTGGCAGTCCTGGCACGACGTCGCCGGTGCACACGCCTCCTGCCCGCCACGTTCCGGAGCGTGTGCAGCGCAGGTCGACGGACTCGAGCAGGTGTGCTGTGCTCCGGCCGCCGGTCTCTGCATGGGCGCCACCTCTCCTCCCCGTACCCCCTCCAGATTTTGCAGGCCGGCGACGTCGGCCGCCGGTTGGGTTGACATCCGAGAGCGACGCGGCAGGGACGGATCCCGCCGCTCGAGGACCACGCGACGCGACCAAACGCCGCCGCGCGCTCTCGGCTTCCCGGCCCCCGCGGGCGGCAAGTGCCCCGACAGAGACGGCGCTCCCGTCCCGGCGCGAGCAGGAGCCCCGCGGCCACCTGGCGCCCCGCGTGGCGGCGCTCCGGAGAACCGCGACGCCCGCAGGTGCGCTCGCGGCGAGACGAGGCGCCCAAGTTCACGTGCGCTTCTGCCGATCTTTCGCGTGGGCAGGGCGGTGCGGTGCGCACGGGCGTCGTGCGACTCCGAAACGGCCGGGCCCCGGCCCGTTGGTCGGCCGGCCGCTTAGATCCTGCCGTCGTCGGTCGGAAGCCCGGGATGGACAAGTGCTGCTGGCGCGTGCTCCCGCTGACGACGGGTGTACGACGACGGTGCTTGGGCGGGCCGGGCCACTACTTTCCGCCCACTACTCGCGCCACGGGATGCTGCAGCGAAGCTTCACGCGCCGTTCCCTTTCTCTGAAGCTCTTGGCCCTTCCCGTGACCGCGCGCCCTCTCCAAAGGCACTGGCGTCTCGAGATCGCAATGCTTCAGGCCGGAGATGGTCCCGGTACGCTCCACGAAACCTCGTCGATTCCAAGCACGAACGTGCAACCTGAGATTTG GACGGCGATTTGTGCGTGGCCCGTTCCAGTCGATCTGACGCTCAAGCAGCGTGACGCAGCGCGATTCGGCCATGCGGCGCGGCGGCACGAACGGCGCCGCCTTGGGCACTCTTGGCCTAACGCACTTGCTGATTGA